A genomic segment from Cyprinus carpio isolate SPL01 chromosome A4, ASM1834038v1, whole genome shotgun sequence encodes:
- the LOC109051867 gene encoding microsomal glutathione S-transferase 1-like has translation MAETVHMIDSEVFLAFSTYATIVVLKMMLMSLMTSYFRLTKQVFSNLEDTNLAKTTEDRKKLVRVDPDVERVRRCHLNDLENIVPFVVIGLLYALTGPDLSMALLHFRVFVGSRFIHTVAYVMALPQPTRALAFGVGLFITFSMAYRVLTTALFL, from the exons ATGGCAGAAACTGTGCACATGATTGACAGCGAGGTTTTCCTGGCCTTCTCCACATACGCAACCATAGTCGTCCTCAAAATGATGCTCATGAGCCTCATGACCTCATACTTTCGCTTGACAAAACAG GTTTTTTCAAACTTGGAGGACACCAACTTAGCGAAGACCACAGAAGACAGGAAGAAGCTGGTCAGGGTGGATCCGGATGTGGAAAGAGTGCGACG GTGCCATCTGAATGACTTGGAAAACATTGTTCCCTTTGTGGTGATTGGTCTTCTGTATGCACTCACGGGGCCTGATCTCTCCATGGCTCTGTTGCACTTCCGGGTGTTTGTGGGGTCACGTTTCATACACACAGTGGCCTATGTGATGGCACTGCCCCAGCCTACCAGAGCTCTGGCCTTCGGTGTGGGGCTGTTCATAACTTTTTCTATGGCTTACCGGGTGCTCACCACAGCTCTTTTTCTCTAA